A window from Bacillota bacterium encodes these proteins:
- a CDS encoding isochorismatase family cysteine hydrolase produces MSLSVETLVDERFLEHLGAWQSSLASRPLAELVAEAGGADRVAILVVDMIRGFATEGPLASPRVAALSAPIARFLELAHAAGVRSIYQLCDHHDPAAREFAAYPAHCVRGSSETELVPELAGLPFAGEYQVVAKNCLSSVWAGDWFPAAAHRFRRFVVVGDCTDLCVYHTAMPIKLYRDQHQLDYEVLVPAQLVDTYDAPDHPADLFHRLFLYHMALNGVVVVRELTA; encoded by the coding sequence GTGAGCCTCTCGGTCGAAACGCTGGTGGACGAGCGCTTCCTGGAGCACCTGGGCGCCTGGCAGTCGTCGCTCGCCTCGCGGCCGCTGGCCGAGCTGGTGGCCGAAGCCGGCGGGGCCGACCGCGTCGCCATCCTGGTGGTGGACATGATCCGCGGCTTCGCCACCGAGGGCCCCCTGGCCTCGCCCCGGGTGGCCGCGCTCTCCGCCCCCATCGCCCGCTTCCTGGAGCTGGCGCACGCGGCCGGGGTCCGCTCCATCTACCAGCTCTGCGACCACCACGATCCCGCGGCACGGGAGTTCGCCGCCTACCCGGCCCACTGCGTCCGCGGGAGCAGCGAGACCGAACTGGTGCCGGAGCTGGCCGGCCTTCCCTTCGCCGGCGAGTACCAGGTGGTGGCCAAGAACTGCCTCAGCTCCGTCTGGGCCGGCGACTGGTTCCCCGCAGCCGCCCATCGCTTCCGCCGCTTCGTGGTGGTGGGCGACTGCACCGACCTCTGCGTCTACCACACCGCCATGCCGATCAAGCTCTACCGCGACCAGCACCAGCTGGACTACGAGGTGCTGGTGCCGGCGCAGCTGGTCGACACCTACGACGCGCCGGACCACCCGGCCGACCTGTTCCACCGGCTCTTCCTCTACCACATGGCGCTCAACGGCGTGGTGGTGGTGCGGGAGCTGACCGCCTGA